GGAACGTTGTGTCAGCTCGTTGCTTGGAGACGAGACGAGTAGAGTAGCTGTCGCTATAGGAGACCTTGTTCATAGGAACTAGCACGAGCCCCCTGTGGAAGTATTTCGGTGAGTAGAATTTgcagtggggggaaaaaaataaattaaaaaaatgacatctGAGGCCGCAGCGACAACTAGTTTGAGAGGTTGCAAGTTTTGAAAGTAAGCGTTCATTCACACAACTATTAAGGGTTTGAGGgtgtgttgtttctttgtttaggAAAATCGCCTAGTTTCCCGAATACTTTAAGATAGACCGGGTTTTTatctagcaaaaaaaaaaagttataattcAGCATTCGAATAAACACGGACTGttcatgtaaatgtacaaacagGCACATGTATGTATCACTTTGCTGTCATACAGTGGTTTTGTATTAAATTACTGTCATATGATACAGAAGGTTCAGGTGTTACTAGCAGAATTACTCTGAACACTGTTGGGTAGTTCAAGTGTAGCAGTTCTTTAATAGACAAATGTTTTGCATAATAAAGTATTATGTTTAGATCAAATGTTTAAGTACTGACACCAGACACAGCAACAAGTAATATAATTCAGTAACGGTTATAATTCTCTTCTAAACCACTTTAATAAAAGAAAGCTTGTCGATATTTGAAAATGGGCTTATTTCTATAAAAATCTGATTATTTAGAAATCATTTCTGACAATACCGTGTGCTACATGGTGCAGCAGTTCTTTTACACTATTACCATCTGTCGGTGTTGCTAAACTCCAGAGTGTCAATATTCTTCTGAGAGAGTGTTACGGATTCTTGCATATTGCCACAGTAGTAGGATGTCCACACTTCCTCCAAAACCTGGCCTGCGCCACAGTGTGCCCGACTGGAACAGCAACAACCAGCAGCTGTCTGCCATAGCTCAACATGAGCGACATATTTCCAACGTGATCCGACAAGAAGCGAGGGCACTGCGCAACGAGACCAGCTGTAAGGTGGGTTGTTGTTTTGGGGAATTTATGAGTCTTTTTAGTTTCAATCCACATTGTCCATaaatctctttctttccctttattGTCACTAACTTGTCACCGTTTCTCTGTAGACAACTTGGGATGAGAACGATACCTGTCACAGGTTGAGCGATCGGGTTTGGGATGTTGCTCGGTGGAAAGAAACACTAGAAACCTGCGCACAGAAAGTGGATGAAGAGATGGAAGCGCTGACTCTGGTAATTTCTCCAACCATCTTTGAAACAGCTGAGAAAGTTCCTTAATTTGTTACCACTCTGAGCCTTTAGCTCTTTATGTGTCCTGGTCTTGTaaccaaacaaaccacaaactcTGGCTGTCTCGGTGCGTGTTGGAACAGTCCAAAGAGCAGACCGAGCAGGCCCTGGCTGCAACTGTTATTCCCCTGGAGGTCAGTACCGAGTGTTTGACGTTGAGGGATGGCCGAAGAGGATACGAGCTGGTCTCGGACCCCGTGGAGGAGCAGCTGAAGAAAGAAACGGAGCTGATTGAAAGAGTGCAACAATATCTGCAGCAGCACATTGATAAGTCCTTTGATCAACTGTGGTAAGGGACACTGAGGTGGGATGCAGACGTTAGATTTGCTGTGGATTTTTTTCCGTGTCTTGAACACCTTCCATAGTtgttgtttgcagtgttttgcaGGAGATTCGGCATGAGCTGACGTCTGATCTCCAGAACAAAATGGACGCCCTGGACATTGACATGTCCTGCCTGTCACTTACAATAAAGTCCCCTCAGATCTCCTTAAAGACCAACCCAACTCGCATACCACCAGGGTAACCTTAGGACGGCATGACATAACAGAAAAATACTATACACAGTTTGGTCCAAACCCCTACAGAACATCACCGatttaaatgatttcatctcTGAACTGTAGAGACATTTCCCATTGTGATGTCATTATTTAAAcagaatgaacaaaaataatCTATAGTTTTTCAGCTTCCTGGTTAACTTGTGCCTCATTAGCTAACATGTATTGATgtcattgtcattattgtagTTCCACCACCCCCCAGGAGTGGGTCCAGTTCAGCCAGTACAATGTGGCTCGCGCCCATGAGGCCATACAGGTGTCCGAGGAAATGAGGGAGGACATGAGTCTTACCAGAGCCCAGGTGGTGTAATAAAACTACAACTGGTCACGTAGTTATTATTGCATGGAAACAACATGGCACAGAAGGCCTGCGGTTATCAAATACCAAATTTGCTCTCGTTTCTTCTGTAATCAGCTGTGTCAGATGGAACATTTGTGCTTAATTTTTCAGGCGCAGAATGACTTTGAGATTCAGTGGAGGGCCACAGATTTTGCTCTTCGTAAGCGCAATCACAATGAAGAGCAGGCCCGTGATGAGCTGGAGTGGCAAATAAGAAAGGTAAGATGTCGGGTATTGTTTTTTAGTTTCACCTACAGGTaaacaaacagtgtttgtgaCTGTCTTTACTCATCTGTAGACTGAAGACGAAATGGCAGAAACGGAGCACGACATCAACGAGCTGGATGCAGATCTGTATGCAAAAACTGCCTCCCTGAAACTGGCTCATACCAGATTGGAGAACAGGACCCACAGATGTGGCATGGACCTGTGTAGAGACGAGGTTCCTAAAAAGCACACAACAGATGATAGTATCAAATATGAACTATTAGCCTTAGTGGAAAACTAAAATGAGAATCTTCTTCTCTGTTTGTCGTAGGTTCAGTACGGCCTTGTTACCGAAGTCCATCAGGTGGAGTCGACAATCGCGGCCCTGAAACAAAAGCTGTCTGAGACTCAGTGAGTTTGTTTTATCACTGCGATGAGCTTATAGACCCACTATATATTTTAAGTATGAGATGGATTAGACAATCTTGAAAACTGGCAAATACAGGAGACTCAAACGTTCTATCCAACATCAAATGACAGTAAGATGTATGTCTCTGTACAAACTAACTCAAAGGACACGAGTTGGCTTGTGTGGGATTTAGTTTACATATTTTGAACTCACGTTTTGGGAATGTGGCGTTGTTTAATGTGGACACCCGTCATCAGAATTGTTTGGTTACAACTAAAAACgtattaaacaataataatgaagctctgactgttttaaaaaaacacacgaGAAAAGAAGCTGATTCAAACTTCGATCCCCTGCTTGTCTCTCCCACTACGTGCACGCCCAGGCTCTCTCTGCAGAAGATGAAACTCCATCATGCCCACATGCTGCAGGATCTGTCCAGAAAGCAGGAAGCGTTATCTCTAGAGCAGCGAAGCATGAAAACTCGCTCCCGCCTCGCATCAACTTCTGGCACCGACAAAACCCCAGTGCTGCTGGTCCCTCTCACAAACTCCAGTGGGAGGAGCAACCTGCTGCTTCTGGCACAGTAAGAAGAAAATGGCACCCATGTTTTCGAACCCGCAAATATATTAGGACGATCATTTTTTGGCTTTCGTGTCATGTTCCAATACATTAGTTGCCAACAACTATGGTTaatttaacaacaaataaaatgaattcatCATCTCAGTTAGATGCTGAAGAACAAAACTGTGTCATCCTcttgcaaaaaatattttcttgatGTGTGAttcgtttttgttttagttgtgaTCAAATATatactctgtgtgtctgtttagcTTTTGCAAGAAATTGACACACCTGTGTGCTTCTGGTCTCGATTAAACATTTACTGATCAAGATATTTCTGGTGtgtgatggttttttttttttaaatgtttttttcttttttttttctttgtattaaaaTCACTCACAAAGTAAAAGTGCGCATATTCACGTCTGGTACGGTCATTACTTTAAACGTCCATTATCTTTAATAGCTTTGTTTTGCCATCGTTGTATTGTTTGATCATCTGACGCTGTTTGGGGCATGAAGACTGTAATAATGACGTGAACTTTGACTCATACAATATACACAGTTtaggtttgaaaaaaataaaaaaatcaggtaaacaggcacaaacacaataaaccCTTATAACTCCCACCTGCCTCAGTAATAATGTCCTCAAATGGAAGGGTTTGTGTCAGTCATTGCTTTTTATGAGGACGTAGATGAGCGAGAGagatcagtttttaaaaaaacgtttgtgtctgtctgtgaaagTTTACATAGGACGTGACATAACATATGTCCATGTTGACATCAGCTGAGATGTTTTGAACAAATTCCTAAAACGTTTCCGTGAACAAACCGGAGAGGTTTTCCTTATCCCATTTGAGGGTCCACTGTTGTGCGGATTGTAAATCAGCTTGAGGCAAAATTGTGATCTGttaaagcaaagtaaaattTGATTGGATTTGAACGAATGGGTACATTTTAGGTAAATTATAATTTGCTGTGAAAAAGCCTAATTTTTCCAGAGGCATCAGATAGTATTTGTTATTTACATCTTATTTACATCTTAGCTGGGACTCATTAAATGGCTTGTGTTAGAAACACCCACTGCAACCTGCTTCctgaaatacaaaacagaacaaatacgAGAGTCCAGGTAATAAATAAGGTAAATATGTAGTCATCACTTTGCAAACATCCATGTTAAGCTGGACgttacacacatttgttttgaatattgaATCAATAGACTAATCAAACAGCAGCCATGCTTTGTACTGCTGCAAGTCTTTTCttggaaaaacatttcttgGTATCTGTCTTCCCAAAATGTCTGTGCAACAAGTCACAGTgattttctgcttcattttctgCATGACACAGCGCCTCTACTCACACactcaccttcacacacacacacacacacacacaaaataaggAACATATTCTCCACCATAAAACTGGGAAAAGTGCCTTCAGGCTGCCCCAAAGCCCATCCCATCCTATCCTCGCACCGACCATCAGCTTTCAGCGGGTTTATGACTTTACTGCCCGGCCCTCTGGTTCATTTAGACAACCTCTAAGGGCACGGCCATGCGCTTCCTGACACGCTGAATTATTCTGAATCATTTCACTTAAGGACCCAGATGCTACCTGTCTGTTGCCCTCCACTGAGAGAGCAATTAAGGCAGCCTGGTGCCTGCTAAATGCCCCCTAGTTCTGCATGAGTGGATGCGTCTCCTTATCTGCATGATGTCGTGTGCACCTCGCCCCCTTCGTGCCCACATGCATCAGCACCTTTGTGGCCGccgcctctttttttttttcggtcaCCTGTCTCAGAGATGTTGgttctgtcagagtctgagcgTGAGGGTGGGAGAAACTGTGTTAGACAGCAGCTTGCTTGTCAGCTTGGAAGACAACATTGCCGCCATGAATGGAGACTGTTTTTTGGAAGATTTAATTTACCCCTGAAGAGGATGTCTGGTCAgcttccatttatttatttgatgtttgatgGCCTTTTTCCTGGACTTGTCCGCGGTACCAGTGTCTCAGACTAAAGAAATGCGGCTGGATGCCAAAGACTACATTGCTCTCTTTATCTACACCCTCACCTTTCTGCTCGGCCTTCCTGCCAACCTGCTGGTCCTGTTCGTGTACCTGCGCAAGGCCTGCAAGCGCGGTGCCACACCCAATGTGGTTTACGCCCTCAACCTGTGCCTGGCCAACCTGGTACTCGTGGCCTGGCTGCCCATCAAGGCTCTGGAGACTTTGCATCAGAACTGGAGACTACCGCAACTTCTCTGCCCTATTTACaacttctttctcttcttcacGCTGTATGGCAGCTGCCTCTTCATCACTGCTGTGACCATGGGACGCTACTTCAGCATAGCATTCCCAATCATCTACAAGAGGTACCGCCAGGCCCGAATCTCTTGCTACATCAGTGTTGGCCTTTGGGCATTGGTGCTGATACATCTCAGCTTTGGCCTGGTGGCTGAGGGGGGGGCTTACTTTGTTGTCACCAACAATAACACTTTATTTTGCTATCACAACTTCACAGAGTCCCAGCTGGATGTTCTGCTGCCTCTGCGCCTGGAAATGtccattgttttgtttctggtgCCTCTGGTTGTGACGTGCTTCTGTACGTTACGGTGCGTTACTTTAGTGTGGCGTTCACATTTACCCCCTATGGGGAAGAAAAGGGTCCTGACTGTCGCACTTTCCACCCttgctgtgtttgtggtgtGCTATGCTCCCTACAATGCCTCACACATTGTGGGGTTTGCGTTGAAGAAAAATGTTGGGTGGAGGGCATGTGCAATGCTGACGAGCACCTGCAATGTCTTCCTGGAGCCTGTGGTCATGTTGATGCTGTCGCCAGCTGCGTCCAGGGGCTTCATGGGAAGAATCTGTGGCCGACAAAGTCAATTCAGCCGCGCTGAAGGCTATCGGCATCGATCTAACGGTGCCGCGAACGTCAAGACCCAACCTACGCTGTCCGAGAATGGCTAGGAGGGGGCAGATGTGACTAAAATAAGTCAGGAGGGAGGTCACAGTGGGCGGGGAATTCAGGGATTTCTGGAAAAATGATCTggacaaaagcaaaaaggagaAATGGGATAAAAACATTCAT
The nucleotide sequence above comes from Channa argus isolate prfri chromosome 1, Channa argus male v1.0, whole genome shotgun sequence. Encoded proteins:
- the tekt2 gene encoding tektin-2 — its product is MSTLPPKPGLRHSVPDWNSNNQQLSAIAQHERHISNVIRQEARALRNETSCKTTWDENDTCHRLSDRVWDVARWKETLETCAQKVDEEMEALTLSKEQTEQALAATVIPLEVSTECLTLRDGRRGYELVSDPVEEQLKKETELIERVQQYLQQHIDKSFDQLCVLQEIRHELTSDLQNKMDALDIDMSCLSLTIKSPQISLKTNPTRIPPGSTTPQEWVQFSQYNVARAHEAIQVSEEMREDMSLTRAQAQNDFEIQWRATDFALRKRNHNEEQARDELEWQIRKTEDEMAETEHDINELDADLYAKTASLKLAHTRLENRTHRCGMDLCRDEVQYGLVTEVHQVESTIAALKQKLSETQLSLQKMKLHHAHMLQDLSRKQEALSLEQRSMKTRSRLASTSGTDKTPVLLVPLTNSSGRSNLLLLAQ
- the si:dkey-211g8.9 gene encoding free fatty acid receptor 3, producing the protein MAFFLDLSAVPVSQTKEMRLDAKDYIALFIYTLTFLLGLPANLLVLFVYLRKACKRGATPNVVYALNLCLANLVLVAWLPIKALETLHQNWRLPQLLCPIYNFFLFFTLYGSCLFITAVTMGRYFSIAFPIIYKRYRQARISCYISVGLWALVLIHLSFGLVAEGGAYFVVTNNNTLFCYHNFTESQLDVLLPLRLEMSIVLFLVPLVVTCFCTLRCVTLVWRSHLPPMGKKRVLTVALSTLAVFVVCYAPYNASHIVGFALKKNVGWRACAMLTSTCNVFLEPVVMLMLSPAASRGFMGRICGRQSQFSRAEGYRHRSNGAANVKTQPTLSENG